The Chelonia mydas isolate rCheMyd1 chromosome 1, rCheMyd1.pri.v2, whole genome shotgun sequence nucleotide sequence ATTAATATACAGTATATTAACATGTGTAGTATCCCTGTTAGTGGGAATCTTTGGCTGAATAAAAACTTCAGAAATATCCCTATGCAACCTAGACATTTACATGGGAATTGCCATAACAGATTGATTATGGTGAACAGCATGAATATATTGACTAATTTATAGAGACTGGTTTTCTATATTGTATATTTACTAGAGATGAGTGAGTAGCTTAAAAATGTTCCATACTAcattaataaaagaaataactttaGCTATGCTTACATCCCTTCTATGTTCACTTTCTGCAGATATTCTAGCAAATGAATTTATTGACAGGAAAGTTTGTGGCAATTCACTTTAACTGGATTTTTGAGAATATTTTCTGGAAGTCAATTATGAACTTGTAAAAGCAAGTATGTGCACCCAGAAACCTGATTCCAATAGCTTTGTTTATCCAGTCAAGGAATAGAGACAATAGCATGTGACCTACATTTCCAGTCAAGAGCTTCAATTTTAGACGTTGAATACTTGCAGCAAGCTGCTATGTGCAATCAACAATACAGGAATTATTTAGGAAACCATTTCAATAAGAAAATCAAACTGCTTATGGACAGattacaaacagaaaacaaggctgaatttttttaattgctcagtTGCAATATCTGTTCTTCACAGCTAAAGCAATGTGGGAGAAATTAAGTGCCAGTGAGAAAATGagtcctgcttttttttttatattagccCTTTTGTAGAAATGGTTAAAATTTTAAGGACTGTATTTTAATTCATCATATTTGTGTGAGACTATCCTGACTTCACAAACTGATCAGTAGCAGATATCAATTAACTCTAGATCCACCTCTCTTTAAATTTTACAAATCCTCGTCGCTGTATCTCTCTCAAATCCTGCAGATAGGATTTAAACCAGACTTTGTTGTTGTAACAGGCTGGATTATTGAAGGTAATGTCTTTCTGGCAGCAAGAAATGGgaaattgggatttttttctttttgcagtgatcTGTCATATTAGTAAGCCATTCAAATGATATTGGCAAAAACAGAACTTGCCACTCTAATATTAAACTTGTTAATATAACATTGTACCATAACAAGAATCTTTGAAATGCATTAGTTGTCATAGGAACACCTCTCCACATTAAATAAATGATGAAGTGCAATTCCTGGCACCGGTGTgctaacatttaaaaatttttcattgaaaagttATTGACACCAGTTCTTATGTTTGTTCTTTTTAATACTTATTTCGCTAATcttgcaaaaaaccaaaacaaaccctgATAGTTTTACACGCATTGGTGATTTTTGCTCCTGAAGCACATAACTcatatatattaattttaattcattAGTCGCTTGTAATTGCTAAAATGAAAACCGCCTACAAAGATATCAGGAGTGGAATAACGGCTAGTCATAAAAGAGCACCACAAATAATTCACAAGAAAAGAGCTTATTCTGTGAAATTcgcattttttttgccttgttCACAAATTGTTCAAACACAGGTAATTAAATTCTCAGATTTATTCATCATTTGCAAATTACTTCAGAATAATTCTTTGGTGTAGACTGTGAAGAGTCCATTGTGAGTGTTCACAATTCACACTCCTATAGGTTCATTACATAAATCATATGGTATTGTTTCTATTTCCTTATTGGATGAATTCTGTAACTAACGTGTCCTGCAGTGTAATTTGCAAGCATAGACTGGCACTTAATTTCTCTCCTTGGTGGAGTCCAAGGGCCTGCACTAGTGAATCACATTGCAGGATAGAGGCCCACACTTTGCAGACTGCAAGTTTTACAACCAAAGATGCAATTTGAATTTGACAATTTGAGCTTAAATGAGTCTTTGATGAGTATTCATGCTAGGGGAATGAGCACTGGTGTGCACATTGCCCGCTTGGTTTATTTTTCTGTGCCAAGGACTGGAAGCCAGGCTCCTCAATTCTAGTCACAGTTATGACATGCTGACCCCCTCTATGGTCTTGGTGAAGTTAATCTCTCTGCACTGGTTTCTCTACGTGCAAAATGGAGACAATACCTACCCTATCTCTCAGAGGTACTGTGTGGATAGATTAACGTTtgaggatgaaaagtgctaagcacTATGATGGTTATGATGCCCACACACTAGTATAGTgtaggaaagaaagagaaaagctttgaaaTCAAATTTGCTTTTCACCGTGTATGTTCTttgtttactttctgcatttcactcagcttgcAGATGAAAAGGACTATGTAAGTTCTAAGCATTCTTCCTCTTATTATAGATTCCACTGGTTTaacaggcttttttaaaaagtttgtggtGTTACCCAGATATGCCTATGAACTCCCAGGGGATGGATGGGTTTCTATACTAGAGTCAGGGGCGCTTGAGGCAGCTGATGGGTAGCTTATAACACTGTTCTTTAATTGGCGGCCCGTGGCCCACATCCAACCCATGGGGCCCGCCCGCCCGCCACTGAGCATCAGCTGATCCTTCGCGGCTGCTGGGAAGCAGCAGCTGAGCTTTcttccccacctctcaggagcCAAGTCTATTCTTGTAGgaagggttgggggaggaggaggggagccctCCCAGCGCAcaagaggggcaggggaaggagggagcagaaagagcctTGCAGCTCAGGGCGGCTCCACTCCCTCCCTGTAATACCCAATGTgagaaaggggagggaaggaggtgaaGAACCAGTGGAGCTTCCCCTCACGCCtcagaagggagagggggaccctgctgcagcctccccccagcctgggctgtgAGGGTTGGTGAAGAATCCCAGTAAGAGCAGAGTTGAGGCTGGGAAGGCCACAGAtaattgcggggggaggggggagggctagAGGCAAGAACTTAATGGGGGGACTAGGGTGCTGGGCAGATGGAAGAGCTAGAGGGCAGAACTGATGAGGGCTGGGCAGATGCACCTCCATTTATTTTCCCTCTATTATCACGCCGTGTATTTAATTTATAaacttttaatttctatttaaacaCACTGAAGCTAGATTTTGGTGCTACATTTTGATTTACAGGGGTACACTTTTAAGCAGGTGCCTACGTAACGTAAAGCAATCAGTAATTGATGTGCTTTCATCAGTTAACTTGATTGCGTCCTGCACAGtagtttttcaggaaaaaaaacaaaaataactccCACAGAGCAGCTATCAAAATATCAGGCTATAAGGAAGGGAAATAAGATGTCCATTCACTGAATATCTTGTGAGTTTAATTTCCAGTTTTAAATTAATAGTTTTAATAGAATTAATATGAATAGCATGCTGTTTTAATAGCATTGCAATGTATTTGTATAATTATTTCTTTGCAAGTTTTCACTGGAATATTGTCTACTGGCATGCTTAGCCTGTTGTTATGAGATTAATAAATACAGTCCGGCACACCACTTTTGAACGACTGCAGTCTCTGGCAGGCTCCCTAGAGAGCAAACACCTGGAGAGCCCTGTGACCCTAGAGAGAGCCTTTTAGCTTGTCAAGATACGCAAGTTGCTTTATCTGAGCTGTGAAAAAATTTAATTGAATATTACTGGTTTATGACTAAGGATTAGATTATGTCATGGGATTCATTAATTCAGAGACTTCtgtgacattttccacttcagcctCGGGGCGGCGGGATTGGAGCTCCCATCTGCCACAAATGGCAGGGAGCCCGCCACCCCTCgcgcagcagggcttgggctctcgTCCCCTCTCTGGCCCATTTTGTCACAgtaatttttagtaaaagtcagggagaGGTCCTGGGCTTCCGtgcatttttgtttactgcccatgacctgtccctgacttttactaaaaattacTGTGACAAAATCGTAACCTTATTTATAACACATCAGTAAATTCTTTCAGTTGGTAAAAGGAAAACAGATGGGCATAAGTGGTGCACATTCTAATCCATAGTATCCCACTGCTATTGAATATCATTTTCAAAGGAATGCTGCTGTTCTCCTCTAAAGAATCTGTATATGATCCTATCTTTTGGAATGAACGTGGGCTGACTTAAAATGTAGGTCATCCTTACAGTTTGGAACCTCTTGATAGTGCATGTTATCCTCTAATCAGGGAAACAGAAGCCCACCAGGCAGAAGCTGCTACTAGTTAACAATTACTGTACTACTTAGCATATTTTGTGCACTCCATATGCAGACACAAGTCACACAATAATAGGTTATTATGGATTTGTCTTTCAGGATAATGCCCTTTTAGCTGAGTGGCCCTCTGCAGACGCAACAACTGCAAGCAATATCTTGCCACTTGATTTCACCAAATCAGGTTTCACCTTTGACAGTGAACAGTCCAATAGCAATGAAATCTGGTTAAGATCAGAAAACCTGGACTCTGATAACAACATGAATTCAACACCAAAGGCTGTCCTCACTTCTTCTCCTGGTGGGATGAGTCTAGAGGAAGGGAGCCAGACTCTTCATTCTGTCACCCCATCAATATTAGAAAATggctctcctgtggactctcaGGAATGGCTGTCTATCCCTGCTTCTTTAGAAGATGGTAAGTTACTTCACTTCATTTACTAAAGTTTAAGTCTGGGTGACAATGTTACCTTGTGCTCAGGAGCCAGAGCCCTCCAAAACAACTTCCTAGAAACTCCTATGTATTCAGTCAGGTGTGACtaaaaaaaaccaacttctaaGTTTAAATGTTTATAGCAACTAATAAGGCCTGTTTGTCCCTAAAGAGATTAATGGTATATGCATGATCCCTGGTATTCCATTTCACAGAAACACTGCCAAGTAGTTTTAGCTGGATACAGCAGTAGATAAATCTGCAATAGATACTTCTAACTTTGGCATGTAAGGAGATCAAGGTATTTAATGGGGAAAAACAGAGTTACTGATCCTTGGGGATATAAGAGAAATAGAGTCTGACAAGCTAAAATTACATAAGTCACAACACAACTAAATGAAAATTGTTGACTTTGTGTTTGAAGATGCTGGAGTGTCGGAAGGCTTTCTTCTGCCTTCCAGTCTATACCCTCATCTTGCACCAAAAGAAATGCCATCCACAGTCATTTCTGTGGTTCCTCCGACTTCTATAACAACAATGGCCTCTACATCAGAAACAGAGCCTAATAATGAGGGAGTGATCTCTGCAGAGAAGGCAAGAGAAGCCATACCCATTGACATAGACTCTATATCCCGTGACAGCCTGGAGGACGGAGAAGTTTATCTAGAGGTGAACCCTCTGCAACCCGATCTGTATCCAGGAGGAGAAATTATTTATGAGGATGGATCTGGATCAGCATTTGATGCTTCAGGTCAAGAGGCATGGCCATGGGGCATAGCAACATTAGAGCCAGTTTTCTACCGTCTTCCTGAAAGCTGGCTGAAAGATAAAAATGATTCTCTGTTAATCAGAGCACAGGATACTCCTGAGGGACAGATCCTGGATTATATAATTGATTCTATAGAGAAATTAAATGGTAATCCTGAGGATGGAGGCATGACCAATGCAAGAGGGGAATTCACTGATGACTCTGAATCAaatgtacctggactttcagaaactgCAACTCAGCAGGTGCCTATGTTACGGACACAAGAAACCTTGAATGTGGAACTGTCCATGCAAACATTAGAGGCATCAGGCATGTCTGATTATTCTTCATCCTTTGCATATGAGCCCTCAGTGGACTATTCTTCTTTAGATATGGCAGATGAACAGACCTCCATCTCACCACATGAAAAAGATATCTCTATAGAAGGTCATCTCCTTACATCTACAGAGACGTTCAATGTTAAACAAGCTGAAGAGTCCAGTGAGGATCATCAAATCATTTATGAAGCAGTAGGAAACCAAAACAAGGAAGGAACAAAGCCAGAAGAACTATCCACAACAGTCCAATCAGGTGTAGCTGTTACAATAGGACACCAAGACATGGATTCCTCATGGACTGGGCTCCTCAAGCCAGAAACAGTCCTGACAGCAACTCCTATGATGGAAAATATAGTCACTGACATTTTCATGGAGGAGCAGCAAATTCCAGATTTGCACTTGACAACTCAACAAGCTTCTGGATCGGTTGCTGTGAAACCAATAAATATTTGGCCTACTCACAACACTGAAAGGGCATCTGAGAAACCTGCAGATCAAGACATGCAATCTGAAGCACCGAGTAAGGCTGAAGTTTCAACGATAGCTCCTTATTTACTGGAGCTGCCGACTGGTACAGAGGATTTCACTGGACAGTCTAGTACAGACCATGAAACTAGTACCCCTAGTAGCTTAAATATGGCAGTGGGTTCTTTTGCAACAGTGACTATAACAAAGAATCCTATTGATTCCCTGTCCAGTTTCCCTACTACACAATATACAGTTAGCTCAATAAAACTGGGGGAGGACGTGACTACAAGAGTGCTGGATCATGTGGGCACAATGTTGTATCCTCATGAGATGAACCTGGAAGAAAGAAGTATGACTGATAGTCGCATGGAGGTATCTACCAATGTTCACTCCACAGAGATGGCCAGCATAGCTTGGCCAACGCATGCAAATCGCAACACTACCATGTCCTCACGAGCTTTAGTGGTGTTCTTTAGCCTCCGTGTTACCAACATGATGTTTTCAGAGGACCTATTCAATAAAAATTCCCCAGAATATAAGGCACTGGAGCAACGATTCTTAGAACTGGTAAGATTCACTTTATAATGAATATGTTACTAGCAGCTACTGTAAGCCCTAAGTTAAAACCTTTTCTTACCATGCATGTGAGCAAaagggggggagagacagagagagagagagaaattgtttgCAACAAAATTACAGCAGCCTAGTACATCCCACAAGTTGTGAGTAACTCATATTTATGATAGTGGGAGAATTTGGCTGGAAAATGTAACGcttttatttgaatatttgtGTCTCAAATTTTGATGTTTCACTTGTGTGGGACAGATTTACCAAGGCAAAAATAAGTCTCTTAAATACTTAGTAACACTGAGACAGACGCTTGGCTGCTGTAAATCATGTATTTTAATCAGCTCCACTGGCCCTTTGTGTTCACACATTTGCAAACAGTGTCTTCATTTGCTCTATCAATGGGTGAAAAGTAAAATAATTGGGAGTGCAGAGTGATATGTTACTGGCTGCTCTCACCTGTTTTAAGAtgctttttatttaaagcaaCTATTTTATTAAATCTGTAGCTCAGTGAGTTAAACTGCCTGTGGATCTACTGATCTCTTAAATAGCCAATGGGTGGCAGAATGCCACAGGAGTAATTATCAGTTTTTAAGCTGAAAATCAATAGTTTGGCTGGAGTAGCCAAATGTATGAAGGGTGATACCCAACGCGTTAAGTCCTGTTATGCAGTATGAGCTTGCTTGGATCAAGATGGAGCACTGCATCCAGTGGGATGCATTTCTATTATAGAACAGGGAGCCTGCAGTGATTTGCTCTATATTATGGAAATTATGTGAATCTCTCAGGCTCCTGATAGGGCCTCAGCTGGGTACAGTTTTGATACCTTTTTTTGAATGTGATTGGGACAAAATATCTAGTCTCTGTGTGTGATGTAATAGCATTACAATTGGCCTGGACAGTAGATTCAGAAATAGATCTTCTATCGTATTTATACAGCAGTACAGATATTGTGTTTCCTACATTGCAGCTGGTTCCCTACCTCCAGTCCAATCTAACAGGTTTCCAGAATCTCGAAATCCTGAACTTCAGGAATGGCAGTATTGTGGTGAACAGCCGCATGAAGTTTGAAAAACCTGTGCCTCGTAATGTCACGAATGCGGTCTACATAATTCTGGAAGACTTCTGCAACACTGCTTACCAGACCATGAACCTGGCCATTGACAAGTACTCCCTGGACGTGGAATCAGGTAATGACTGTGTGGGAGTGCTGCCAGTGCAGTGAGTAGCGTCTGCCAAGTCAAATATGCTTGGGGCTCAAAACCTGAGCAGACTTTCTCAGTGTCTCAGAGCCTTAGAGAAGAGCACCATCACTCTTCTCAGTCTTGGTGTCAGCAGagtttttaaaactttgaaaaCCAATCTGTTTAGCAGGACAGATTAAGGTAAAATGGGACCAACATCCACCAAAACTTTACGGCCTCCTAGAGAAATTTGGGGCCATGTTTGGTGCTGACTTACATCCTATGCGACTCCACCAACTTCACTGTGGTTGCAGGCAGAGGGAAAGTTAGAACATAGAATTTGGGCCCTGTTTTTCccagcctccctctctccctctagCATGCTGGTGTTCCTGGCTCCCCCATTTGGCTGGACTCTTCCATGCAGCTCTTCGTAGGCAGAAAGATCCTTCCCCCCAGAAATAACTCATTCAAGGGTGTATATATACTGGGAAATTGCTTCCTGTTGGAACACAACATTGAGTCATGGCATCAACACACTGTGTAGACGGGGTTAATGTCCTGGCAGCTGCTCCTGGTTCACTATAACAAACATTAATGATCATGACTCCTCAGGTCACTTTCTAATATTACACAACTTATACTGTAGACTGACTCCAAGTTGGACTTCTATCTTTAATCTAATTCCCAAAGGAGGGTGAATCTTTACTCTGGAATTCTGGGTCTGATCTCAGTAACAGTGAAAAAGACCTTCCATTAATCAATTCCTCTggttaaggggggaaaaaaatctgttttctataTTTCTCTTCCTCTATTTCCAGAGATATTTGTGCAAAAACAAGATCTCCAGGAGATACCTTAGAATGCTTGCAATTAAAgagtcagcatttgccaacagttaGCATAGATTAGTAACAGAGAAATATTTTCCCCTATACTAAAAACAGGAAATAACTGCGATATGTATTGGCAAATGGTGACTACTGCGTTGAAGTAGCTGGTCTCCCAACAGAGAGGGGGAGAGATGATCTAATTTGGTTAGAAAATCttcaatattgatttttaaattgtcctTAACAATTAATGTCATTGTATGGGTCAGATTTCAGTGGGATGTGGTGATAGATGAGGGATCAAAGAAAGTGCAGGCTCTTCTAGCACACTGTGCATACTGCAAAGATACATACAAACCTCACTACGCTCTCCTCAGGGCTGTAA carries:
- the IMPG2 gene encoding interphotoreceptor matrix proteoglycan 2 — encoded protein: MLNFPWKIHLGVLIFVLIEGDLQVFTAETYSAAEEIEGKDATPTTQPNGRQLLNPSLSPESRHRTEFMGKEQLNRHVLFRRKRSILFPSGVKICPDETGEQAIANHLKYFKLRVCQEAVWEVFKTFWDRLPAREEYQYWMSLCEEGTMSIFEMGTNFSQSEEHQSLIKKKLSYMKEEMDGACSDWSCGSGIPTPSPAADATTLRDAAANVPPPHEVSIESPSDYTFNKNEDSDASINNEIKKEEGKLMKPVPDQMVEFRILILGEKYTEELSDPSTMQHQLLSEQFISQVKNAFEGLPGYNNIHVLEFSGVEVHYAVTFVGEAISNATWDLINLQSNKVEDNSLVELEDNPTVVYTISDFRTYIAEILQKNSFLENVSLTLDPDSLQLINVKEVLSPAPEDTSRITENPMVLESPEVDDDNALLAEWPSADATTASNILPLDFTKSGFTFDSEQSNSNEIWLRSENLDSDNNMNSTPKAVLTSSPGGMSLEEGSQTLHSVTPSILENGSPVDSQEWLSIPASLEDDAGVSEGFLLPSSLYPHLAPKEMPSTVISVVPPTSITTMASTSETEPNNEGVISAEKAREAIPIDIDSISRDSLEDGEVYLEVNPLQPDLYPGGEIIYEDGSGSAFDASGQEAWPWGIATLEPVFYRLPESWLKDKNDSLLIRAQDTPEGQILDYIIDSIEKLNGNPEDGGMTNARGEFTDDSESNVPGLSETATQQVPMLRTQETLNVELSMQTLEASGMSDYSSSFAYEPSVDYSSLDMADEQTSISPHEKDISIEGHLLTSTETFNVKQAEESSEDHQIIYEAVGNQNKEGTKPEELSTTVQSGVAVTIGHQDMDSSWTGLLKPETVLTATPMMENIVTDIFMEEQQIPDLHLTTQQASGSVAVKPINIWPTHNTERASEKPADQDMQSEAPSKAEVSTIAPYLLELPTGTEDFTGQSSTDHETSTPSSLNMAVGSFATVTITKNPIDSLSSFPTTQYTVSSIKLGEDVTTRVLDHVGTMLYPHEMNLEERSMTDSRMEVSTNVHSTEMASIAWPTHANRNTTMSSRALVVFFSLRVTNMMFSEDLFNKNSPEYKALEQRFLELLVPYLQSNLTGFQNLEILNFRNGSIVVNSRMKFEKPVPRNVTNAVYIILEDFCNTAYQTMNLAIDKYSLDVESGDQADPCKFQACNEFSECLVNRWSGEAECVCYPGYLSIEGLPCNSICDLQPDFCQNDGKCDIIPGQGAICRCRVGENWWYRGEHCEEYVSEPLVVGIAIASVAGFLLVASAVIFFLARTLRDQYSKSDTEDSLGQGDSLSSIENAVKYNPMYESDTTGYSHYYRRYPQLTSYSSTSAETSTDYSSEEIRHIYEHSELTKEEIQDRIRIIELYAKDRQFAEFVKQHQMKLL